In a single window of the Ruminococcus albus 7 = DSM 20455 genome:
- a CDS encoding Eco57I restriction-modification methylase domain-containing protein, with amino-acid sequence MTQPKTIQHKKRFGQFFSGKTVADMLFSLLPQGYKWSSVVDPMVGIGDMLVAVQENTKDCPTMLGIEIDKVVAKKCAERVPNASILCCDAFKNDNVVTSNGFDLVITNPPYVRYQLQYDDKVMPSAREIRENLIRQIQRIPYLSEKERFLFLQLAKNYSGLSDMAVPAWLLCAALVKKNGYLAMVVPETWLNRDYASPIQYLLLKCFRIETIAIDKNASWFPEALVKTCLVVAKRVEIQPLHETEKLITRIIENKRIYKQPTTTLFYYLKGAKEANKWCLSEDATFFSKRLELPHDLAEILKRTEPVEFMTLAEMGIECGQGLRTGANDFFYIKIKKAERKTIRIHSRVWDHGGRDYTFLKDDIIPALQNRGEIKGLVVTPGKLKTGVIYPQSEVKGDLQNYIGSAEKYIDTKGRRFKDYSAVVPNEKKDGDRIVREWFRLPKMANRHLPNLCITRVSAGIPECLFVEQNESEPIAIDANMVTIWGHDSQMVWGVFALLNSTWSKLSLELICTVMGGGALKVETSHVKKLLVPKLNYDQLNRLGNIGKELFNQECMTEGIQDKIDNIIASALGAKEITSKMRSLLERKYQERSTRS; translated from the coding sequence ATGACGCAACCAAAGACAATCCAACATAAAAAAAGGTTTGGACAGTTTTTTTCTGGAAAGACGGTAGCAGATATGCTCTTCTCTTTACTTCCTCAAGGCTACAAATGGTCAAGTGTTGTCGACCCAATGGTTGGAATCGGTGATATGTTAGTTGCTGTTCAAGAGAATACCAAAGACTGTCCAACAATGCTTGGAATTGAGATTGATAAGGTAGTAGCCAAGAAATGCGCTGAGCGAGTTCCGAATGCGAGTATTCTTTGCTGTGATGCGTTCAAAAATGATAATGTCGTCACATCAAATGGGTTTGATCTTGTCATTACGAATCCTCCTTATGTTAGGTATCAATTGCAATACGATGACAAGGTAATGCCATCGGCACGTGAAATACGAGAAAACCTAATTCGTCAGATTCAACGGATTCCTTATCTCTCTGAAAAAGAACGATTTCTATTTCTACAGCTCGCAAAAAACTATTCCGGATTGTCTGATATGGCAGTTCCGGCATGGCTGCTATGTGCAGCCTTGGTAAAAAAGAATGGCTATTTAGCTATGGTTGTACCAGAAACTTGGCTAAATCGTGATTATGCTTCGCCTATACAATATTTGCTTTTAAAATGCTTCAGAATAGAAACTATTGCAATCGATAAGAACGCAAGCTGGTTTCCAGAAGCACTGGTCAAGACTTGTCTTGTTGTTGCTAAGCGAGTTGAAATACAGCCGCTACATGAAACAGAAAAACTTATTACTCGGATCATAGAAAACAAGAGGATTTATAAACAGCCAACAACTACGCTTTTCTACTATCTCAAAGGAGCAAAGGAAGCAAACAAGTGGTGCTTGTCGGAAGATGCAACTTTTTTCTCCAAGCGCTTGGAATTACCGCATGATCTTGCGGAGATCCTCAAAAGAACCGAGCCTGTTGAATTTATGACCCTTGCAGAAATGGGTATTGAATGTGGTCAGGGCCTTAGGACAGGAGCTAATGATTTTTTTTATATCAAAATCAAAAAGGCTGAAAGAAAAACGATTAGGATTCATAGCAGGGTATGGGATCACGGGGGGAGAGATTATACTTTCCTAAAAGACGATATCATCCCTGCATTGCAGAACAGGGGAGAAATCAAAGGATTGGTTGTTACTCCAGGTAAGCTCAAAACAGGTGTTATTTATCCGCAGAGCGAAGTCAAGGGAGACTTGCAGAATTATATAGGCTCGGCAGAGAAATACATCGATACAAAGGGACGACGGTTCAAGGATTATAGTGCTGTTGTACCAAACGAAAAGAAAGATGGAGATAGAATTGTCCGCGAGTGGTTCCGACTCCCGAAAATGGCAAATCGTCACCTTCCGAATCTTTGCATTACAAGAGTCTCGGCAGGAATTCCCGAGTGTTTGTTTGTTGAGCAAAATGAAAGTGAACCAATTGCAATTGACGCAAATATGGTAACAATCTGGGGGCATGATTCTCAGATGGTTTGGGGTGTTTTCGCATTGCTAAATTCAACATGGAGTAAACTATCACTTGAACTAATCTGCACCGTTATGGGTGGTGGTGCGCTAAAAGTCGAAACGAGTCATGTAAAGAAGCTTCTTGTTCCAAAGCTCAACTATGACCAGCTAAATAGATTAGGAAATATTGGTAAGGAATTGTTTAACCAAGAATGCATGACTGAAGGAATTCAAGATAAAATTGATAATATTATCGCTTCTGCTTTGGGTGCAAAAGAAATAACGTCCAAAATGCGGAGCCTTTTGGAGCGGAAATATCAAGAAAGGAGCACACGATCGTGA
- a CDS encoding N-6 DNA methylase, producing MNRNQLRDYAIQAQAMIDSGAVEDKIRHYFSSRLLSIFPDYPWWVQAHMQGTEEHVHFSTAGSNREGFVDAVVGKTAIEYEKNLMIQSIFEEGYHQVKEYSAALCNIGIPETEVLGVLSDTVRWYGFKVRVIGEQTEGILLGPDDVELERIMFVDLSIETDEEYSRFEQFIAQFMAREESRILNAKTLVMDFGVDSNFYRSFIGAFSEATNTAMAEKPDYAELIKQVWQNFIAYLGVSDYGSFSTETYVSEFYLVTVAKILCANILAGRAIISSDDEIKAILNGEHFSRQNIYNFVDYDYFGWLNRSPYVDIIIPSVREMQNRLKAYDFSRLGDEDIFGRLLAQLANKEHRLMLGQEFTPHWIARDIVKYNINKIGDEVPHIMDMCCGSGVFLIESINAVREKYSISSDKYDAKKDAIIFSAVMGFDIDPLAVMLAKVNWIMTMRDLFPLHSGSITVPIYHADSLFVATPITHKMPTQDEDYYIITLNHQQIRVPAFLFSTMYRKVFDSFISKVYRVAMARAKQAEDTIDAFDAESLINAVEREGEIELGKHRKAELSLTANQMVFQLESLQRHGQNGIWHFIISNSYRPGLTEKQFNCIVSNPPWMAMSKLADNPYKNALHEIAEKYSIQPKGAAHPHMELATIFLVSSIDRYLHDGACWSYVMPASLMSGLNHEPFRKEKFITSDAELEAKVEAIWELPVDMFKNKAVVLSGKKTTQVPETIDGRVYEAMNNYKDCIYTLNRQGNRSAWTNRGSTVDVADVIASDRLSFLQGCDMFPRTALFHQFVPRPNGNWDIRPIDRTGDLWYLVSDSKKNICNDLISEDFDNEFIYDTFISKHLSPFIMAEPAKGLIPGRKVDGVWKPLYAEDLALLNAGTEYVFQQISDAIKQNLVQFLNETINIYGKLYRQNFSMKNYLVLSSASGSNPCAAYLDLRNLNRNRLVIDQTLYWYLAETEDEAIYISGLLNSSALWDAISDFQPEGGFGKRHIHTLPYKIIPSFDSENDVHIKVVDATKNLIHEWQTVCMNDIYRNLIKPNGGTLSSRRKKQQSKIRELTSYEIYATACMELLR from the coding sequence GTGAATAGAAATCAACTTAGAGACTATGCAATACAAGCGCAAGCTATGATTGATTCAGGTGCTGTTGAAGACAAAATTCGCCACTACTTCTCTTCTAGATTGTTGAGTATTTTTCCAGATTATCCTTGGTGGGTTCAAGCACATATGCAAGGAACGGAGGAACACGTTCATTTTTCTACAGCGGGTAGCAATCGTGAGGGGTTTGTTGACGCTGTGGTTGGAAAAACTGCCATTGAATATGAGAAGAATTTGATGATTCAAAGCATATTTGAGGAAGGCTATCATCAGGTCAAAGAGTATTCAGCTGCGCTTTGCAATATTGGTATACCCGAAACTGAAGTTTTAGGAGTGCTGTCAGATACAGTCAGATGGTACGGATTTAAAGTAAGAGTTATTGGAGAACAGACAGAGGGGATTTTGCTCGGCCCAGATGATGTAGAACTTGAAAGAATAATGTTCGTTGATCTTTCAATTGAAACTGACGAAGAATATTCTCGATTCGAACAGTTTATAGCTCAGTTCATGGCGCGAGAAGAATCGCGTATTCTAAACGCTAAGACACTTGTAATGGATTTTGGTGTTGATAGTAACTTCTACAGATCATTTATCGGAGCATTTTCTGAAGCAACTAATACAGCAATGGCAGAAAAGCCAGATTATGCAGAACTAATCAAACAGGTGTGGCAAAACTTTATCGCATATCTCGGTGTATCAGATTATGGCTCATTTTCAACAGAAACATACGTGAGCGAGTTTTATCTTGTGACAGTTGCAAAAATACTCTGCGCCAATATACTTGCGGGTAGAGCAATCATAAGCTCAGACGACGAGATCAAGGCGATACTTAATGGCGAACACTTCTCAAGGCAAAACATATATAATTTCGTTGATTACGATTATTTTGGATGGCTTAATAGAAGCCCATATGTTGATATTATCATTCCTAGCGTCAGGGAGATGCAAAATCGGCTCAAAGCTTATGATTTTTCTCGGCTTGGAGATGAGGATATATTTGGAAGACTTCTCGCTCAGCTTGCCAACAAGGAGCATCGGCTTATGCTGGGACAGGAGTTCACACCGCATTGGATTGCCAGGGATATTGTTAAGTATAACATAAATAAGATTGGAGACGAGGTTCCACACATAATGGATATGTGCTGTGGATCAGGAGTGTTCCTGATTGAATCGATTAATGCTGTACGAGAGAAATATTCAATCTCTTCGGATAAATACGATGCTAAGAAGGATGCTATCATTTTTTCTGCTGTGATGGGGTTTGATATTGATCCATTGGCAGTAATGCTTGCAAAGGTCAATTGGATTATGACAATGAGGGATTTGTTCCCTTTACATTCGGGAAGTATTACAGTTCCGATTTATCATGCTGATTCCCTATTTGTTGCTACGCCGATTACACATAAAATGCCAACGCAGGATGAGGATTATTATATCATTACACTTAATCATCAACAAATCAGAGTACCTGCATTCCTGTTTTCTACGATGTACAGAAAGGTGTTTGACTCTTTTATATCGAAAGTCTATAGGGTAGCAATGGCGAGAGCGAAACAAGCAGAAGATACAATAGATGCATTTGATGCTGAATCGCTAATCAACGCCGTAGAACGCGAAGGTGAGATTGAACTTGGAAAGCATAGGAAAGCTGAGCTTTCTTTGACGGCAAATCAAATGGTTTTTCAACTTGAAAGTCTCCAGCGTCATGGACAAAATGGTATCTGGCACTTTATTATCAGCAACAGTTATAGACCGGGGCTTACAGAAAAGCAGTTTAATTGCATCGTTTCTAATCCTCCTTGGATGGCAATGAGCAAGCTGGCAGATAATCCTTATAAGAATGCACTTCATGAGATTGCAGAAAAGTATTCGATTCAGCCTAAAGGTGCTGCACATCCGCACATGGAGCTTGCTACGATTTTTTTAGTCAGTTCCATTGACCGTTATCTTCATGACGGAGCATGCTGGAGTTATGTCATGCCTGCAAGTCTGATGAGCGGACTTAATCACGAACCGTTTAGGAAAGAAAAGTTCATAACTTCGGACGCCGAATTAGAAGCGAAAGTCGAGGCAATTTGGGAACTTCCAGTTGATATGTTTAAAAACAAAGCAGTAGTGCTTTCTGGTAAAAAAACTACTCAGGTGCCAGAGACAATCGACGGGCGCGTTTATGAAGCAATGAATAATTATAAAGACTGTATATATACACTCAATCGTCAAGGAAACCGTAGTGCTTGGACAAATAGAGGTAGCACTGTTGATGTTGCTGATGTAATTGCTAGTGATAGGCTCAGTTTTTTACAAGGATGTGACATGTTTCCTAGAACAGCGCTGTTCCATCAATTTGTTCCCAGACCGAACGGAAACTGGGATATTCGACCGATTGACCGCACTGGTGATTTATGGTATCTCGTTAGTGATAGCAAGAAGAATATCTGCAATGACCTTATTTCAGAGGATTTTGATAACGAGTTTATTTATGATACGTTTATTTCTAAGCACTTATCTCCATTCATTATGGCTGAGCCAGCAAAAGGATTAATTCCTGGGCGTAAGGTGGATGGAGTTTGGAAACCACTATATGCAGAGGATTTAGCGCTTTTAAACGCTGGAACGGAATATGTTTTCCAGCAGATTTCAGATGCGATCAAGCAAAACCTAGTTCAATTTCTTAACGAAACAATAAATATTTATGGTAAACTATATAGGCAGAATTTTTCAATGAAAAATTATCTGGTACTTTCAAGTGCGAGCGGATCGAATCCGTGCGCAGCATACCTAGACCTTAGAAATCTCAACAGAAACAGGCTCGTGATTGATCAAACACTATATTGGTATCTTGCTGAAACAGAAGACGAAGCAATCTATATTTCTGGACTTCTTAACAGTTCTGCACTATGGGATGCCATATCAGATTTCCAACCAGAAGGAGGTTTTGGTAAGCGTCACATACACACTCTGCCATATAAGATTATTCCGTCATTCGATTCAGAAAACGATGTACATATAAAAGTAGTTGATGCTACAAAAAATTTGATACATGAATGGCAAACAGTTTGCATGAACGATATATATCGGAATCTTATCAAGCCAAATGGAGGTACGCTTTCCAGCAGACGTAAAAAACAGCAGAGCAAGATACGTGAGCTTACTTCATATGAAATATATGCAACGGCTTGTATGGAATTATTAAGATGA
- a CDS encoding DNA methyltransferase has product MKKTEQSIKKLFMKPLSSTRGGAFYNAFPYPTKISPEAIAIYIASATKPGEKILDAFSGSGSTGIAALLSEYPTKKMITTAMALGIKPTWGSRNAVLYEIGTYATFATRTLTNRLKAKDYSIAVKSFIEKAKELVGGYYFAKSPNGSSGTIRYAIWTEFLVCPECGAEIDYFTNGTSRNPATFKKSVECHHCRKTCSVDEMTFATEEYYDKLLKRTISRKKRKLAWIYGTSKGENWDRAATTEDEAFIRKLENEFVPNELPREIKWGDLHRAGYHYGITHLHHFYTIRNYRVMSALWELAGTYPEREADALKLLLLSYNGAHCTLMTRVVAKHNAKDFVLTSAQSGVLYISKLPVEKNILLGLQRKAKPFEECYKMLENCHGTIEIRNVSSTKMIELDKSIDFVFTDPPFGDYIPYAEVNQINELWLPKVTERSEEVIISNAQQKNEDNYRDMLTKVFREINRVATDDCSIAMVFHAAKASIWGTFADAVKSAGLEIEQSSFLDKTQASFKQVVSKTAVQGDPIFLLKKSESGKTVIINEELILRQVVADNPHETEIEQRHCYSLYIGKCMENGISVQRDAVQVYEYIRNLREAETL; this is encoded by the coding sequence ATGAAAAAGACAGAACAATCTATTAAAAAGTTATTTATGAAGCCGCTTTCCTCAACTCGCGGTGGTGCATTTTATAATGCTTTCCCATATCCTACTAAGATTTCTCCGGAAGCAATTGCCATATATATCGCTTCAGCAACTAAGCCAGGTGAAAAGATACTTGATGCGTTTTCCGGAAGCGGGAGTACTGGAATAGCAGCTCTGCTTTCGGAATATCCGACTAAAAAAATGATTACAACAGCAATGGCACTCGGGATAAAACCAACTTGGGGTAGCAGAAATGCAGTACTTTATGAGATTGGGACTTACGCTACTTTTGCAACGAGAACGCTTACTAACCGGCTCAAGGCTAAGGATTATTCGATTGCCGTCAAGAGCTTTATTGAAAAAGCTAAGGAACTTGTTGGTGGTTATTATTTTGCCAAATCGCCTAATGGCTCATCTGGAACAATCCGCTACGCCATCTGGACTGAGTTTTTAGTTTGTCCTGAGTGTGGGGCTGAAATTGACTATTTTACGAATGGAACATCGAGAAATCCAGCAACGTTCAAAAAATCTGTCGAATGCCATCATTGCCGAAAAACCTGTTCAGTAGACGAAATGACTTTTGCAACTGAAGAATACTACGACAAGCTACTAAAAAGAACTATATCTCGTAAAAAGCGAAAGTTAGCATGGATTTATGGAACAAGCAAAGGCGAAAACTGGGATCGAGCAGCGACCACGGAAGACGAAGCTTTTATAAGAAAACTCGAAAATGAGTTTGTTCCAAATGAGTTACCACGGGAAATTAAATGGGGAGATTTGCACCGTGCAGGATATCATTATGGGATCACGCATCTCCACCATTTTTATACTATTAGAAATTATCGAGTGATGTCAGCACTTTGGGAACTGGCAGGAACGTATCCAGAACGCGAGGCTGATGCGCTCAAGCTCCTCCTTCTTAGCTATAACGGAGCGCACTGCACTCTTATGACCAGAGTTGTTGCTAAACATAACGCAAAGGATTTTGTTCTGACCAGTGCCCAAAGCGGAGTACTTTATATTAGCAAGCTGCCGGTAGAAAAAAATATCTTGCTCGGATTGCAAAGAAAGGCAAAGCCGTTTGAGGAATGTTATAAGATGCTCGAAAACTGTCACGGAACGATCGAGATTAGGAATGTTTCGAGTACAAAAATGATTGAACTAGATAAGAGTATCGACTTTGTGTTTACTGATCCTCCGTTTGGAGACTATATTCCTTATGCTGAAGTGAACCAAATCAATGAGCTTTGGCTTCCGAAGGTCACAGAGCGGTCTGAAGAAGTGATTATTAGCAACGCTCAGCAAAAGAATGAAGATAATTACCGAGATATGCTAACAAAAGTTTTCAGAGAGATAAATCGCGTCGCTACAGATGATTGTTCAATTGCTATGGTTTTCCATGCCGCAAAAGCATCGATTTGGGGGACATTCGCAGATGCTGTCAAGTCAGCTGGACTAGAGATTGAGCAATCTAGTTTTCTTGACAAAACACAGGCGAGCTTTAAACAAGTTGTCTCAAAAACAGCTGTTCAAGGCGACCCCATCTTTCTTCTTAAAAAAAGTGAATCAGGAAAAACGGTGATTATAAATGAAGAATTAATTCTTAGGCAAGTTGTCGCGGACAATCCACATGAAACGGAAATTGAACAACGCCATTGTTATTCTCTATATATAGGAAAATGCATGGAAAACGGTATTAGTGTACAAAGAGACGCTGTTCAGGTATATGAGTATATTCGTAATCTGCGGGAGGCAGAAACATTATGA